The following proteins come from a genomic window of Pseudomonas syringae:
- the gvpU gene encoding gas vesicle accessory protein GvpU has protein sequence MSDVDQVQKSQPSPSQSHDDVIAQFKWQGKQIDWLLQWLVKFVANTKVEMGVTLSVGGNLVSGHLISHDTYFEQLAEDMSAPFSQFSNGTDASMKEMILSFKPGESSEDTPAFHFIHLKDCRTYSTDGNPICDAGVLWRGRISAVDGFTIGLIAEKPDAS, from the coding sequence ATGTCGGACGTAGATCAAGTGCAAAAGTCGCAACCTTCCCCCAGTCAGAGCCACGATGACGTGATCGCCCAGTTCAAGTGGCAGGGCAAGCAGATCGACTGGCTGCTGCAATGGCTGGTCAAGTTCGTAGCCAATACCAAGGTCGAGATGGGCGTGACGCTGTCGGTGGGCGGGAATCTGGTTTCCGGGCACCTTATTTCCCATGACACGTATTTCGAGCAATTGGCCGAGGATATGTCTGCGCCGTTCAGTCAGTTCAGCAACGGCACCGATGCATCCATGAAGGAAATGATCCTTTCTTTCAAGCCGGGCGAGTCGTCGGAAGACACGCCTGCATTCCACTTCATTCACTTGAAGGACTGCCGGACCTATTCCACGGACGGCAATCCGATCTGTGACGCGGGCGTTTTGTGGCGCGGCAGGATCTCTGCCGTTGATGGTTTCACCATTGGCCTCATTGCCGAAAAGCCGGACGCATCCTGA
- a CDS encoding glycine cleavage system protein R produces MSSTPTVREQFLVISALGANPMELTNVLCRASHENRCSVVTSRLTRHGECSALILQVSGSWDALARLETGLPGLSKKHAFTTSVVRSATLESRPEALPYVAYVSSAYRPDIINELCQFFIDHNVELENLICDTYQAPQTGGTMLNATFTVTLPAGTQISWLRDQFLDFADALNLDALIEPWRPQAPM; encoded by the coding sequence ATGTCGTCCACCCCCACAGTTCGCGAACAATTCCTTGTCATCAGTGCCCTTGGCGCCAACCCCATGGAGCTGACCAACGTCCTGTGCCGTGCCAGCCATGAAAACCGTTGCTCGGTAGTGACCTCGCGCCTGACTCGCCATGGCGAGTGCAGCGCGCTGATCCTTCAGGTCTCCGGTAGCTGGGACGCTCTGGCACGTCTTGAAACCGGCTTGCCGGGGCTTTCCAAGAAGCATGCGTTCACGACCAGCGTCGTGCGCAGCGCCACGCTGGAAAGCCGTCCGGAGGCCCTGCCCTACGTGGCTTACGTGAGTTCGGCCTACCGCCCGGACATCATCAATGAGCTGTGCCAGTTCTTCATCGACCATAACGTCGAGCTGGAAAACCTGATCTGCGATACGTACCAGGCGCCACAGACCGGTGGCACGATGCTCAACGCCACGTTCACTGTCACGCTGCCGGCCGGCACGCAAATCAGCTGGCTGCGCGATCAGTTTCTCGATTTCGCCGACGCGCTGAATCTGGACGCACTGATCGAACCCTGGCGCCCACAAGCCCCAATGTAA
- a CDS encoding MBL fold metallo-hydrolase has protein sequence MRFAVLGSGSRGNGTLVASNDTYVLVDCGFSLRETERRLARLGVAASQLSAILVTHEHADHVHGVGLLSRRYDVPVYLSSGTLRGMRKPVEAAGLLAGGESVQIGSLDIDVVSVAHDALEPTQFVFNDGKRKFGLLTDLGSYCSNVLQRYQGLDALMIEANHCRDMLARGQYPVFLKQRVGCETGHLNNHQAASLVSELGWQDLQHLVLAHLSSKNNLPHLARQCFVDTLGCDPDWLQLADQDSGLDWRHIA, from the coding sequence GTGCGTTTCGCAGTGCTCGGCAGCGGCAGTCGTGGCAACGGCACGCTGGTCGCAAGCAACGATACGTACGTACTGGTCGACTGCGGTTTCTCCCTGCGGGAAACCGAGCGACGCCTGGCTCGTCTGGGCGTCGCGGCCAGCCAGTTGAGCGCCATTCTGGTGACCCACGAGCATGCGGATCATGTGCATGGCGTGGGATTGCTGTCGCGGCGCTACGATGTGCCGGTCTACCTCAGCAGTGGCACCTTGCGCGGGATGCGCAAGCCGGTCGAAGCGGCGGGGTTGTTGGCGGGCGGGGAGAGTGTGCAGATCGGATCACTGGACATCGATGTGGTGTCCGTTGCTCACGATGCACTTGAGCCGACGCAGTTTGTCTTCAACGACGGCAAGCGCAAATTCGGCCTGCTGACTGATCTGGGCTCTTACTGTTCCAACGTGCTGCAGCGTTATCAGGGTCTGGATGCCTTGATGATCGAGGCCAACCATTGTCGCGACATGCTTGCCCGAGGTCAGTACCCGGTCTTCCTCAAGCAGCGCGTCGGTTGTGAAACAGGGCATTTGAACAATCATCAGGCTGCCAGCCTGGTGAGCGAACTGGGATGGCAGGACCTTCAGCACCTGGTGCTGGCGCATCTCAGCAGCAAGAACAACCTGCCGCATCTGGCCCGACAATGTTTTGTCGACACCCTCGGATGCGACCCGGACTGGCTGCAACTGGCCGACCAAGATTCAGGGCTTGACTGGCGACATATCGCCTAG
- the bamC gene encoding outer membrane protein assembly factor BamC: MKRLAGLSALALIISSTSGCGWLWGEDGYFRDRGSDYLQATQTPPMQLPADVTGVKRMDPLLPIPRNVADSTQKEGEYTVPRPQPLATTSESSDFSLQKSGDARWILAQRQPAEVWPVAHQYFEDNGFRIAEERPQTGEFSSSWQRLDELSASVSKRLSAAGVAADAETRVRVRIEPGVQRNTSEVYVVSVERPAGSTADVAFPNRTTNLGLDAALTDDLLASMGRNAEKGGSVSLLAARDYDTPSRVALSEDGSGNPVLNLGADLDRAWSSVGRALDQGDWRVEDINRSLGLYYINLAEKAKTPDNEPGFFGRMFGSKSSKEEIDARAERYQVRLSKVGDNVQVTVEKNINTVAPADIARRVLSVIQDNLG, from the coding sequence ATGAAGCGATTGGCCGGACTTTCCGCACTTGCTCTTATCATCTCCAGCACCAGCGGTTGCGGTTGGCTCTGGGGCGAAGATGGTTACTTCCGTGATCGCGGCAGCGATTACCTTCAAGCCACCCAGACCCCACCGATGCAGTTGCCTGCTGACGTCACTGGCGTCAAGCGTATGGACCCGTTGTTGCCGATCCCGCGCAACGTGGCTGACAGTACGCAGAAAGAGGGCGAATACACGGTCCCTCGTCCGCAGCCGCTGGCCACGACTTCCGAGTCGAGCGATTTCAGTCTGCAGAAGAGCGGCGACGCACGCTGGATCCTGGCGCAGCGCCAACCTGCCGAAGTCTGGCCGGTGGCTCACCAGTATTTTGAAGACAACGGTTTCCGCATCGCTGAAGAGCGTCCGCAGACTGGCGAATTCAGTTCTTCCTGGCAGCGTCTTGATGAGCTGTCCGCCTCGGTTTCCAAGCGTCTGAGTGCCGCTGGCGTGGCCGCCGATGCCGAAACCCGCGTGCGGGTGCGTATCGAACCCGGCGTGCAGCGCAATACCAGTGAAGTCTACGTGGTCAGTGTCGAGCGTCCTGCCGGCAGCACTGCCGACGTGGCGTTCCCGAACCGCACCACCAACCTGGGCCTTGACGCTGCACTGACTGACGATCTGCTCGCCAGCATGGGCCGTAACGCTGAAAAAGGCGGATCGGTGTCCCTGTTGGCCGCGCGTGACTACGATACCCCAAGCCGCGTCGCGCTCAGCGAAGACGGCAGCGGCAACCCGGTATTGAATCTGGGTGCCGATCTGGACCGTGCATGGTCGAGCGTCGGCCGTGCGCTGGATCAGGGCGACTGGCGTGTAGAAGACATCAACCGCAGCCTGGGCCTGTACTACATCAACCTGGCCGAGAAGGCGAAAACGCCTGATAACGAGCCTGGTTTCTTTGGTCGCATGTTTGGCAGCAAGTCCAGCAAGGAAGAGATCGATGCCCGCGCCGAGCGCTATCAGGTTCGCCTGAGCAAGGTGGGTGACAACGTTCAAGTGACCGTCGAGAAGAACATCAATACCGTCGCGCCAGCAGATATTGCTCGCCGGGTGTTGAGTGTCATTCAAGACAACCTGGGTTAA
- a CDS encoding MFS transporter, which yields MQSSSTASAALAPADTSRSGLSILIMAIAAFIIVTTEFLIVGLLPALSRDLNISIALAGQVVTLFAFTVMLFGPVLTAKLAHVERKKLFTLILMVFAASNVLAAVSTNIWVLALARFIPALALPVFWGTASETAGQLASPGQSGKAVGRVYLGITAALVFGVPLGTLAADSVGWRGSFWILAGTSFFIGVLMHLVMPKLPVSAGSHPDQKQTAILRQPRFLAHLLLSILTFTALFTAYTYLADILERLGNIPAGQVGWWLMGFGAIGMVGNHLGGSMVDRKPLLATVVFLVLAGAGMVAAVPLAPYHIWLIVALMAWGIGYTALFVVCQVRVMQAGAQAQALAATMNISAANAGIGLGAIIGGVGIGHFGIASIGVIATLIAALAVIVALLMMRRQ from the coding sequence ATGCAGTCCTCATCCACGGCCAGCGCCGCACTGGCACCGGCCGATACCTCACGCTCAGGGCTATCAATCCTGATCATGGCGATCGCGGCTTTTATTATCGTGACCACTGAGTTTCTGATCGTCGGCCTTCTACCGGCCTTGTCCCGTGATCTGAACATTTCGATTGCTCTTGCTGGACAGGTCGTCACCCTGTTCGCCTTCACTGTCATGCTGTTCGGGCCTGTGCTCACAGCCAAGCTGGCCCACGTTGAACGCAAAAAGCTCTTCACCCTGATTCTTATGGTGTTTGCCGCCTCCAATGTGCTGGCGGCGGTCTCCACCAACATCTGGGTGCTGGCGCTGGCGCGCTTCATCCCGGCCTTGGCCCTGCCGGTGTTCTGGGGTACCGCCAGTGAAACTGCCGGACAATTGGCAAGCCCTGGCCAATCGGGCAAGGCGGTAGGCCGCGTATACCTGGGCATCACCGCCGCGCTGGTGTTCGGCGTACCACTGGGCACCTTGGCTGCCGATTCGGTCGGCTGGCGCGGGAGCTTCTGGATCCTGGCCGGGACTTCCTTTTTCATCGGCGTGCTGATGCATCTGGTGATGCCGAAGCTGCCGGTATCCGCCGGGTCGCATCCTGATCAGAAGCAAACAGCGATCCTGCGCCAACCGCGTTTCCTGGCTCACTTGCTGCTGTCGATTCTGACCTTCACCGCGCTCTTCACTGCCTACACCTATCTGGCAGACATCCTTGAACGTCTGGGCAACATCCCGGCAGGGCAGGTTGGCTGGTGGCTAATGGGCTTCGGTGCGATCGGTATGGTCGGTAATCACCTGGGCGGTAGCATGGTGGACCGCAAGCCTCTCCTCGCGACGGTGGTGTTCCTGGTCCTTGCCGGGGCAGGCATGGTTGCGGCGGTACCACTGGCGCCTTATCACATCTGGTTGATCGTCGCGCTGATGGCGTGGGGTATCGGTTACACCGCGCTGTTCGTGGTCTGCCAGGTGCGGGTCATGCAGGCCGGAGCGCAGGCTCAGGCGCTGGCCGCGACCATGAACATTTCTGCCGCCAATGCAGGCATCGGCCTGGGCGCCATTATCGGTGGCGTCGGTATCGGCCACTTCGGCATCGCCTCGATTGGCGTCATCGCTACCCTGATTGCCGCGTTGGCCGTGATCGTTGCGCTGCTGATGATGCGTCGCCAGTAA
- a CDS encoding peroxiredoxin — protein sequence MTVTVDQPVPDFQAPATSGQTIDLSALKGQQVVIYFYPKDNTPGCTTQGQDFRDHIASFQAANTVVLGVSRDSLKTHENFKAKQSFPFELISDKDEAVCQLFDVIKLKKLYGKEYLGVDRSTFLIDKEGVLRQEWRGVKVPGHVAEVLAQAEALNKG from the coding sequence ATGACCGTTACAGTAGATCAACCGGTTCCCGACTTTCAGGCACCCGCGACCAGCGGGCAGACGATCGATCTGTCTGCACTGAAGGGTCAGCAGGTGGTGATTTATTTCTATCCGAAAGACAACACGCCCGGCTGCACGACTCAGGGCCAGGACTTTCGTGATCACATCGCCAGTTTTCAGGCAGCCAATACCGTCGTGCTGGGTGTTTCTCGCGACAGCCTGAAGACGCACGAGAATTTCAAGGCCAAGCAGTCCTTCCCGTTCGAGCTGATTTCGGACAAGGACGAAGCCGTGTGCCAGCTCTTCGACGTGATCAAGCTCAAGAAGCTCTACGGCAAGGAATACCTGGGCGTTGACCGCAGCACCTTCCTGATCGACAAGGAAGGCGTATTGCGCCAGGAATGGCGTGGCGTGAAGGTGCCGGGCCATGTCGCCGAGGTGCTGGCTCAGGCCGAAGCCCTCAACAAAGGCTGA
- the purC gene encoding phosphoribosylaminoimidazolesuccinocarboxamide synthase: protein MEKREELYRGKAKSVYKTDDADRLILLFRNDTSAFDGKRIEQLDRKGMVNNKFNAFIMQKLEEAGVPTQFDKLLGDNECLVKKLDMIPVECVVRNYAAGSLVKRLGIEEGTRLNPYTFELFLKDDAKGDPFINESHVVAFGWGTAEQLVRMKELSIKVNEVLTKLFDDAGLLLVDFKLEFGVFHGEIVLGDEFSPDGCRLWDKDTRKKMDKDRFRQGLGDVIEAYEEVANRLGVPL from the coding sequence ATGGAAAAACGTGAAGAACTCTACCGCGGCAAAGCCAAATCGGTTTACAAGACCGACGACGCTGACCGCTTGATCCTGCTGTTCCGCAACGACACCTCAGCGTTCGACGGCAAGCGCATCGAACAGCTCGACCGCAAAGGCATGGTGAACAACAAGTTCAACGCCTTCATCATGCAGAAACTCGAAGAGGCGGGCGTTCCGACCCAATTCGACAAGCTGCTGGGCGACAACGAGTGCCTGGTCAAGAAACTGGACATGATCCCGGTCGAGTGCGTCGTGCGTAACTACGCCGCTGGCAGCCTGGTCAAGCGTCTGGGCATCGAAGAAGGTACCAGGCTCAATCCGTACACCTTCGAACTGTTCCTCAAGGACGACGCCAAGGGCGACCCGTTCATCAACGAATCCCACGTTGTGGCATTCGGTTGGGGCACCGCCGAGCAACTGGTGCGCATGAAAGAGTTGTCGATCAAGGTCAACGAAGTCCTGACCAAACTGTTCGACGACGCCGGCCTGCTGCTGGTCGACTTCAAACTGGAGTTCGGCGTATTCCACGGTGAAATCGTCCTCGGCGACGAATTCAGCCCGGACGGCTGCCGTCTTTGGGACAAAGATACCCGCAAGAAAATGGACAAGGACCGCTTCCGCCAGGGTCTGGGCGATGTCATCGAAGCTTACGAAGAAGTCGCAAACCGTCTGGGCGTGCCGCTGTAA
- a CDS encoding LLM class oxidoreductase → MIQKNQSLGLENHTAFSCTFQPDQLTIGFISPARGYPDGPFPSLEDQAEIVQRLDQSDAAALWLRDVPFYDPSFGDTGQVLDPMVYAGWLAALTTRIAVGTAGIVSPLREPVITAKQIATADQLLGGRFLAGMASGDRATEYPAFGVDFASRAQRYQEAVTLVKTLLSESFPRLKTEHFGQLRGDIDLVPKPAAQRVPIIAIGRAGQSLEWLAANVDAWIWHGDALRMPEAVPHWREATASRGFVPFGYGAMFDLDANPDAPLQTGRVLRGGRQALKDFLSRQREAGINHVALNLKPTRRPSLEVIDELQEHILPEFSITPG, encoded by the coding sequence ATGATTCAGAAAAATCAATCGCTCGGCCTAGAGAACCATACGGCGTTCAGCTGTACATTCCAGCCTGATCAGTTGACCATCGGATTCATCTCGCCCGCGCGAGGCTATCCTGACGGCCCTTTTCCTAGCCTGGAAGACCAGGCCGAGATAGTACAGCGCCTCGATCAGAGCGATGCTGCGGCGCTTTGGCTGCGGGATGTGCCGTTTTACGATCCGTCATTTGGCGACACCGGCCAGGTCCTTGATCCGATGGTCTACGCTGGCTGGCTGGCGGCGCTCACTACTAGAATCGCCGTCGGCACCGCAGGCATCGTCAGCCCGTTGCGAGAGCCAGTGATCACCGCCAAGCAGATCGCTACGGCGGACCAACTCTTGGGAGGCCGCTTTCTCGCTGGCATGGCTTCGGGTGACCGGGCAACAGAGTACCCGGCTTTCGGCGTCGACTTTGCGAGCCGGGCTCAACGCTATCAGGAAGCGGTAACGCTGGTCAAAACGCTGCTTTCAGAGTCATTTCCGCGCCTGAAGACAGAGCATTTCGGCCAGCTGCGGGGCGATATCGATCTGGTGCCAAAACCCGCAGCTCAACGGGTCCCTATCATTGCCATCGGTCGTGCCGGACAGAGCCTGGAGTGGCTTGCGGCAAATGTAGATGCCTGGATCTGGCACGGAGACGCGCTACGCATGCCGGAGGCTGTACCGCATTGGCGTGAAGCAACCGCTTCCAGGGGATTTGTCCCTTTCGGCTACGGCGCAATGTTCGACCTCGACGCCAATCCTGACGCGCCACTACAAACGGGGCGAGTGCTACGGGGCGGTCGACAGGCGCTGAAAGACTTCTTGTCTCGGCAACGCGAAGCCGGAATCAATCATGTTGCATTGAACCTCAAGCCCACGCGGCGCCCATCTCTGGAGGTGATCGATGAACTCCAGGAGCACATTCTCCCCGAGTTTTCCATAACACCAGGCTGA
- a CDS encoding AI-2E family transporter gives MFNVLRNWMQRYFSDEEAVVLAVLLVLAFTLVLTLGGMLAPVLAGLVLAFLMHGLVSLLERLRMPEMAAVGVVFTLFIGVLLVFLLVLVPLLWHQMITLFNELPGMFAKWQSVLLLLPERYPHLVSDEQVLLAIEVARGEVGKVGQLALTFSLSSLPVLVNLMIYLVLVPILVFFFLKDRHMIRRWARGYLPRERALLNRVADEMKRQIANYIRGKVIEIFICGGVTYVAFVALGLNYAALLAMLVGISVVVPYVGAVVVTVPVALIGLFQWGWGDQFIYLMIAHGIIQALDGNVLVPLLFSEAVNLHPVAIICAVLLFGGLWGFWGIFFAIPLATLFKAVLDAWPRNEPPVAPLL, from the coding sequence ATGTTCAACGTGCTTCGCAACTGGATGCAACGCTATTTCTCTGACGAAGAGGCAGTGGTACTCGCGGTCTTGCTGGTTTTGGCGTTCACTCTGGTTCTGACTCTGGGCGGAATGCTCGCCCCGGTTCTGGCCGGGCTGGTCCTGGCGTTTCTGATGCATGGCCTGGTCAGTCTTCTGGAGCGTCTGCGGATGCCGGAGATGGCCGCTGTCGGCGTGGTGTTCACGTTATTCATCGGCGTACTGCTGGTATTCCTGCTGGTGCTGGTGCCGCTGCTCTGGCATCAGATGATCACGCTGTTCAACGAACTGCCGGGCATGTTTGCCAAGTGGCAGTCGGTGTTGCTGCTGCTGCCGGAGCGCTACCCGCATCTGGTGTCCGACGAGCAGGTTCTGCTGGCCATCGAAGTGGCGCGGGGCGAAGTCGGAAAAGTCGGCCAGCTGGCGCTGACGTTCTCGCTTTCCAGCCTGCCGGTGCTGGTCAACCTGATGATCTATCTGGTGCTGGTGCCGATTCTGGTGTTCTTCTTCCTCAAGGATAGGCACATGATTCGTCGCTGGGCGCGGGGCTACCTGCCACGCGAGCGGGCACTGCTCAATCGTGTGGCTGATGAGATGAAGCGCCAGATTGCCAATTACATCCGTGGCAAGGTCATCGAAATCTTTATCTGCGGTGGCGTGACCTACGTCGCCTTCGTCGCGCTCGGTCTCAATTACGCCGCGTTGCTGGCGATGCTGGTGGGCATATCGGTGGTCGTGCCGTACGTCGGCGCAGTGGTGGTGACCGTGCCGGTGGCGCTGATCGGCCTGTTTCAGTGGGGCTGGGGTGATCAATTCATCTATCTGATGATCGCCCACGGCATCATTCAGGCGCTGGATGGTAACGTTCTGGTGCCGCTGCTGTTTTCCGAAGCCGTCAATCTGCACCCGGTCGCGATCATCTGCGCCGTGCTGTTGTTCGGAGGGTTGTGGGGCTTCTGGGGGATCTTCTTTGCGATTCCGCTGGCGACCCTGTTCAAAGCCGTACTCGACGCCTGGCCGCGCAATGAGCCCCCGGTAGCGCCTCTGCTTTGA
- a CDS encoding LysR family transcriptional regulator, whose protein sequence is MFSSERLKGIDVFVIVADMGSFTAAAERLNLTNSAISKSIARLEGRLRTRLFERTTRRLSLTEAGETFYRTCTTVLSDLEEVEIALTSIHTEPQGKVRIDLPASYGRLHVLPLILDFMKQHPRLQPHVSFSDRYVDPVHEGIDIVVRIGGSDAWPASIGHQFFGTQKLIFCAAPEYVKQHGEPKTVSDLDAHQCIGYGQNDGMAIPWYFKGRQPGDRERRIMHPHIAVGDGEGEVMAVLAGLGIAQLPTWLAQVHLNSGRLVEVLPDHATEGLPMNLVWLRSREALPKVSALVAYLGANLTPAGRVDRSLNNL, encoded by the coding sequence ATGTTTTCGTCTGAACGCCTCAAGGGTATCGATGTGTTTGTCATCGTCGCCGACATGGGCAGCTTCACGGCCGCAGCTGAACGGTTGAACCTGACCAACTCGGCGATCAGCAAGAGCATTGCGCGATTGGAGGGGCGTCTGCGCACCCGGCTGTTTGAGCGCACTACGCGTCGGTTGTCGCTCACCGAAGCAGGGGAAACCTTCTACCGTACCTGCACAACGGTCCTTTCGGATCTGGAGGAAGTCGAGATTGCGCTGACTTCAATCCACACCGAGCCGCAGGGCAAGGTGCGCATTGATTTGCCTGCTTCGTATGGACGTTTACATGTCCTGCCGTTGATTCTTGATTTCATGAAGCAGCACCCGAGGTTGCAGCCTCATGTGTCTTTTTCCGATCGGTACGTCGACCCGGTGCACGAGGGCATCGATATTGTCGTCAGGATCGGCGGTTCAGATGCCTGGCCTGCCTCCATAGGTCACCAGTTTTTTGGAACACAGAAGCTGATTTTCTGCGCGGCGCCCGAGTATGTGAAGCAACATGGCGAGCCCAAAACGGTGTCAGACCTCGATGCCCACCAGTGTATCGGCTATGGGCAAAATGACGGGATGGCCATCCCTTGGTATTTCAAGGGCCGCCAACCCGGGGATAGGGAGCGCAGGATCATGCATCCGCACATTGCCGTGGGAGACGGAGAAGGTGAGGTGATGGCGGTGTTGGCAGGGCTCGGCATCGCTCAGCTACCGACTTGGCTGGCTCAGGTGCATCTGAATAGCGGCAGGCTGGTGGAGGTGCTGCCGGATCACGCTACCGAAGGCCTTCCCATGAATCTTGTCTGGCTTCGAAGCCGCGAGGCGCTGCCAAAAGTCAGTGCTCTGGTTGCCTACCTGGGAGCCAATCTCACGCCTGCCGGGCGTGTTGATCGCAGCTTGAATAATCTTTGA
- a CDS encoding alkene reductase: MTLFNEFKLGNTTLSNRVVMAPMTRSRAPQDIATEQIALHYTQRATAGLIVSEGTPISREGQGYLFNPGIYTPEQIQGWKLVTDSVHSVGGRMFAQIWHVGRVSHTSIQIDGKAPVSATTKQAQGAVAFGYGEDGEPGFVPTSVPRPLTTEEVARVVEDFAQAAQNAVDAGFDGVEIHGANGYLLEQFINPLVNDRTDQYGASNLQDRLRFVFEVVDAACARIGADRVGIRISPYGQLFDMPLYPEIDETYSALCAGMRERGIAYVHVMDQTHFFMAEESSAAQEQALRKLLKHCKAELGDTALILAGDMTRERADALLEENLIDLAAFGQPFIGNPDLVARLKNGWPLTTPDRDSYYGGDAHGYIDYAPYRA; encoded by the coding sequence TTGACGCTGTTCAACGAATTCAAACTCGGCAACACGACCCTCAGCAATCGCGTGGTCATGGCGCCCATGACCCGCTCGCGCGCGCCCCAGGACATTGCCACCGAACAGATTGCTCTGCACTACACCCAGCGTGCCACCGCAGGCTTGATCGTTTCGGAAGGCACGCCGATCTCGCGCGAAGGCCAGGGCTACCTGTTCAACCCAGGCATATACACCCCGGAGCAGATCCAGGGCTGGAAGCTGGTGACCGACTCGGTCCACAGCGTCGGCGGTCGCATGTTCGCGCAGATCTGGCACGTTGGCCGGGTGTCCCACACCTCGATCCAGATCGACGGCAAAGCACCGGTCAGCGCCACCACCAAACAAGCCCAGGGCGCAGTAGCGTTCGGCTATGGCGAAGACGGCGAACCCGGCTTCGTGCCCACCTCCGTGCCGCGCCCGCTGACCACCGAAGAAGTGGCGCGAGTCGTCGAGGATTTCGCCCAAGCCGCGCAGAATGCAGTGGACGCCGGTTTCGACGGCGTGGAAATTCACGGCGCTAATGGTTACCTGCTGGAGCAATTCATCAACCCGCTGGTCAATGACCGCACCGATCAGTACGGCGCGAGCAACCTGCAAGACCGCCTGCGCTTCGTCTTCGAAGTGGTCGATGCCGCCTGCGCCAGAATCGGTGCCGACCGCGTTGGTATCCGCATCTCGCCCTATGGCCAGCTGTTCGACATGCCGCTCTACCCAGAGATCGACGAAACCTACTCGGCGCTGTGTGCAGGCATGCGCGAACGCGGCATCGCCTACGTACACGTCATGGACCAGACGCACTTCTTCATGGCCGAAGAAAGCTCGGCGGCACAGGAGCAGGCACTACGCAAACTGCTCAAGCACTGCAAGGCCGAACTGGGCGACACCGCGCTGATCCTCGCCGGCGACATGACCCGCGAACGCGCTGATGCATTGCTGGAGGAAAACCTGATCGACCTGGCTGCGTTTGGCCAGCCCTTCATCGGCAACCCCGACCTGGTCGCCCGGCTGAAAAACGGCTGGCCGCTGACCACCCCGGACCGTGACAGCTACTACGGTGGCGATGCGCACGGCTACATCGACTACGCGCCTTACCGCGCTTGA
- a CDS encoding sulfurtransferase TusA family protein: MSDAVARPDTCDAELDASGLNCPLPLLKAKMELNRLASGAVLKVIATDAGSQRDFRTFARLAGHELLHEEVDAGVYRFWLRKA; encoded by the coding sequence ATGTCTGACGCTGTAGCGCGCCCCGACACATGTGACGCTGAACTGGATGCCAGCGGTCTCAATTGTCCGTTGCCCTTGCTGAAAGCCAAGATGGAACTCAATCGTCTGGCCAGCGGCGCAGTGCTGAAAGTGATCGCCACCGACGCTGGTTCGCAGCGTGATTTTCGAACCTTTGCCAGGCTTGCCGGGCATGAGCTTTTACATGAAGAAGTCGACGCGGGCGTTTATCGCTTCTGGCTTCGCAAGGCTTGA
- the dapA gene encoding 4-hydroxy-tetrahydrodipicolinate synthase — MIAGSMVALVTPMDAQGRLDWDSLSKLVDFHLQEGTNAIVAVGTTGESATLDVNEHIEVIRRVVAQVAGRIPVIAGTGANSTREAVELTTNAKTAGADACLLVTPYYNKPTQEGLFQHFSHIANAVDIPQILYNVPGRTACDMLPETVARLSTVKNIIGIKEATGNLQRAKDILASVSSDFLVYSGDDATAVELMLLGGKGNISVTANVAPRAMSELCAAAMRGDAATARAIHETLMPLNNTLFIESNPIPVKWALHEMGLMPDGIRLPLTWLSQACHEPLRQAMRQSGVLV; from the coding sequence ATGATTGCGGGCAGTATGGTGGCACTGGTCACACCAATGGATGCACAAGGTCGTCTGGACTGGGACAGCCTGAGCAAACTGGTTGACTTCCACTTGCAAGAGGGCACCAACGCCATTGTTGCCGTCGGCACCACCGGTGAATCGGCGACGCTGGATGTGAACGAACACATCGAAGTCATCCGCCGTGTGGTCGCTCAGGTTGCAGGTCGTATCCCGGTCATCGCCGGCACAGGCGCCAATTCGACGCGCGAAGCGGTCGAACTGACCACCAACGCCAAGACTGCTGGCGCTGATGCGTGCCTGCTGGTAACGCCTTATTACAACAAGCCGACCCAGGAAGGCCTGTTCCAGCATTTCAGCCACATCGCCAATGCCGTCGACATCCCGCAGATCCTCTACAATGTGCCAGGCCGTACAGCCTGCGACATGTTGCCGGAGACCGTTGCGCGTCTGTCGACCGTAAAAAACATCATCGGTATCAAGGAAGCCACTGGTAACCTGCAGCGCGCCAAGGACATCTTGGCCAGCGTCAGCAGCGATTTTCTGGTGTACTCCGGTGACGACGCCACAGCTGTCGAATTGATGCTGCTGGGCGGCAAGGGCAATATCTCCGTCACCGCCAACGTTGCACCGCGCGCCATGAGCGAGCTGTGTGCGGCCGCCATGCGTGGCGATGCCGCGACTGCACGGGCGATCCACGAGACGCTCATGCCGCTCAATAACACCCTGTTCATCGAATCCAACCCTATCCCCGTGAAATGGGCTTTGCATGAAATGGGTCTGATGCCAGACGGTATCCGTCTGCCGCTGACCTGGCTCAGCCAGGCCTGTCACGAACCGCTGCGTCAGGCCATGCGCCAGTCCGGCGTCCTGGTTTAA